A single region of the Drosophila takahashii strain IR98-3 E-12201 chromosome 2R, DtakHiC1v2, whole genome shotgun sequence genome encodes:
- the LOC108054292 gene encoding serpin B6-like, whose product MAAIMGLLPMLLLLGNTLAEETDESEETPESRSEWGREYGDYNFAGELFNRVGDILADDQDFVVSPLGVSQALGLLLFAVGPQSAVEIDGVLYPKTENATGLAPRHLLQSGELTYATVAALRPDIYIDPGFLKEAAELDSYVYRTHFGQRDIKPFNAFLKHKTQGKINVGLEKSLGDYNPANRLLFFNVLDFKAQFRYGFHIEKRVLVARRTLAWHGFIPELRTRVVALGLKESSADLLILLPMRKASIYMVERKLRTVDVRKLRSRLNITLMNISLPKVDISQLLNLREPLRKAGMTTVFNKTTADLSAFKTELPLDDVIAFTKINIFSQGINAGSENTTNSEQSAQLEADSFRASVQEEKPLQFEALRPFIYAVLDSRHVYLMGRHFPTL is encoded by the coding sequence ATGGCGGCCATTATGGGATTACTACCAATGCTCCTTTTATTGGGGAATACCTTGGCGGAGGAAACCGACGAGTCGGAAGAAACGCCGGAGTCGAGAAGTGAATGGGGCCGGGAGTACGGAGACTACAACTTTGCCGGGGAACTCTTTAACCGTGTGGGCGATATCTTGGCCGACGACCAGGACTTTGTGGTTTCACCGCTGGGGGTTTCGCAGGCCCTGGGACTGCTCCTTTTCGCCGTGGGTCCACAGTCGGCGGTAGAAATCGATGGTGTTTTATATCCGAAAACAGAAAATGCGACTGGTCTAGCTCCGCGTCATCTTCTGCAGAGCGGCGAGTTGACTTACGCAACCGTGGCTGCCTTGCGACCGGATATTTACATAGATCCCGGATTCCTTAAGGAAGCTGCAGAGCTGGACTCCTACGTTTACAGGACCCACTTTGGCCAACGGGATATCAAGCCTTTTAATGCGTTTCTTAAACATAAAACTCAAGGGAAAATCAACGTTGGTCTGGAGAAATCACTAGGCGACTATAATCCAGCCAACCGCCTGCTATTCTTCAATGTTCTGGACTTTAAGGCGCAGTTCCGGTACGGCTTCCACATTGAGAAACGAGTTCTGGTTGCCAGAAGGACCCTGGCATGGCACGGATTTATCCCGGAGCTGAGGACCCGAGTCGTGGCCTTGGGTCTGAAGGAGTCCAGTGCCGACCTGTTGATCCTGCTGCCAATGCGTAAGGCCAGCATTTACATGGTGGAGCGTAAGTTGCGGACCGTGGATGTGCGAAAGCTACGCAGCCGATTGAACATCACCCTGATGAACATCAGTTTGCCAAAGGTCGACATTAGCCAGCTTCTGAATTTACGAGAGCCCCTGAGGAAGGCGGGCATGACTACGGTCTTCAACAAAACAACGGCCGATCTGAGCGCCTTCAAAACGGAGCTGCCACTGGATGATGTTATAGCTTTCACCAAAATTAACATCTTTAGTCAGGGCATCAATGCGGGATCTGAAAATACCACCAATAGTGAACAAAGTGCCCAGCTGGAGGCGGATAGCTTTAGGGCCTCTGTCCAGGAGGAGAAACCACTGCAGTTCGAGGCCCTGAGGCCGTTTATTTATGCGGTACTGGACTCGCGACATGTCTACCTAATGGGTCGCCATTTCCCGACCTTGTAA
- the LOC108054296 gene encoding serine protease inhibitor 2.1-like, with translation MSNPPWSILPMVLLSLGAVISSPSLSPQLLHKAISGRDPKPPGVLIFHPEILNVLETLSVLTGGETQKEFNGLYVRPLPKISQRLGVNHTHTLLLKDGTDVLDSGRRAIAKLTQLKFLDFTYPRRSLFKFNEALKDTHQSSHFPSILQRRKLNGDTQLMSISTATITAQWIRSFDPRNSGLRVFHSQLDEHGGVRPVAIDSMIITGYFLYDQFDGLQLLHLPLKKNLTLLILLSTKVTNKKSYMLPNQYNPLELLKRGKKVTVKVQIPKIEFEYRVELVPTALNEMGIQRVHRKDADFSRLTSSKIKLSSMVHATSIRIDEFGINEEPFEVDIRTYQKALRSNRQFIANRPFFFSVVTQEQVLFTGEFLGR, from the exons ATGAGTA ACCCGCCATGGTCGATACTCCCAATGGTTCTTCTGTCGCTGGGTGCTGTCATCTCAAGTCCCAGCTTGTCGCCTCAACTACTCCACAAAGCGATCTCCGGAAGAGACCCCAAACCACCTGGCGTTCTCATCTTCCATCCTGAGATTCTCAATGTCCTCGAAACGCTTTCGGTTTTAACAGGTGGTGAAACCCAAAAGGAGTTCAATGGGTTATATGTTAGACCCCTTCCGAAAATAAGTCAAAGATTGGGGGTGAACCACACGCATACTCTGCTCTTAAAAGATGGCACTGATGTACTCGATTCCGGAAGAAGAGCCATTGCTAAGCTGACCCAGCTGAAGTTCCTCGATTTCACCTACCCAAGACGTAgtctttttaagtttaatgagGCACTAAAGGATACGCACCAGAGCTCCCACTTTCCCTCCATCCTGCAGCGACGTAAATTGAATGGGGATACCCAACTGATGTCCATCAGCACAGCCACAATAACCGCTCAATGGATACGAAGCTTTGACCCCAGAAACTCCGGATTACGGGTATTTCATAGCCAGCTCGATGAACACGGAGGAGTTCGTCCGGTGGCCATAGATTCGATGATTATAACGGGGTACTTCCTCTATGATCAATTTGATGGCCTGCAACTGCTGCACCTACCGCTGAAGAAAAACCTTACACTCCTAATTCTCCTCAGTACCAAAGTCACCAATAAGAAGTCCTATATGTTACCTAATCAGTATAACCCGCTCGAACTGCTAAAGAGAGGAAAGAAGGTGACCGTGAAAGTGCAGATACCCAAGATTGAGTTTGAATATCGGGTGGAACTTGTGCCCACAGCCCTCAACGAAATGGGAATTCAAAGGGTTCACAGGAAAGATGCTGATTTCAGCAGACTAACCTCTAGCAAAATAAAGCTTTCCAGCATGGTGCATGCCACATCTATTCGAATTGATGAGTTCGGCATTAATGAGGAACCATTTGAAGTCGACATTA ggACATATCAAAAGGCATTAAGATCGAACCGGCAATTCATTGCCAATCGCCCATTCTTCTTCTCAGTTGTTACCCAGGAACAGGTCCTTTTCACTGGCGAGTTTCTAGGTCGCTAA
- the LOC108054293 gene encoding serine protease inhibitor 2.1-like has translation MKLLHRARSLIMKYKVLRLLILFLAVVQGELLNEGKIHRYIVNRHQGSRGRVICHPPLIFALQTLYQLSDGETRESLNGRWQWPPGEGISGEWPKVQGFRTLLVKPIDISDSAREAVRNVSDLEIMDFVNPGQRLFEINQRVDFFTSPMTARLVRKRHLSRHTQMISISAGVIEGRWKFPFSRKNTRDRPFFEQFGSNREERLVMVPTMHQVGVRYSYAQLASTEMLLLPLAGNENVKFMILLSSVLYCTVDLRPISFIMPTYENLTDLIKFGKEQLVEVQLPKLRFTYSVELVPHILDDMGFKSLYSEAANFGRLSNTTKLRLSSMMHTAAIDIDEGGINEVKQSYVKEKVHKQRRDNGVKFYANRPFFFAILDHRQVYLTGEYVGP, from the exons ATGAAACTTCTTCACAGAGCCAGAAGCCTCATCATGAAGT ATAAAGTTTTACGCctgttaatattgtttttagcTGTGGTGCAAGGCGAGCTACTCAACGAAGGTAAAATACATCGATATATAGTGAACAGACATCAGGGATCCAGAGGAAGAGTAATATGTCATCCGCCTTTGATCTTTGCCCTCCAAACGCTCTACCAATTGTCGGATGGAGAAACCAGGGAGAGTTTGAATGGTCGTTGGCAGTGGCCACCGGGAGAGGGAATATCGGGAGAGTGGCCCAAAGTTCAGGGCTTCAGAACTCTACTGGTTAAGCCAATAGATATATCCGATTCCGCCAGAGAGGCGGTGAGGAACGTGAGTGATTTGGAGATCATGGATTTCGTGAACCCGGGACAACGTCTGTTTGAAATTAATCAAAGAGTGGATTTCTTTACAAGTCCCATGACAGCCAGATTAGTAAGGAAACGACATCTCAGCAGGCACACCCAGATGATTTCGATAAGTGCCGGAGTGATAGAAGGTCGTTGGAAATTTCCGTTTAGCAGGAAAAACACCAGAGATCGTCCCTTCTTCGAACAGTTTGGCTCAAATCGGGAAGAAAGGCTTGTGATGGTACCCACCATGCACCAGGTTGGAGTTAGGTATTCCTATGCCCAGCTGGCTAGTACAGAAATGCTACTCTTGCCATTGGCCGGTAATGAAAACGTAAAATTCATGATTCTTTTGAGCTCCGTTTTATACTGCACGGTTGACTTAAGGCCAATCAGTTTCATTATGCCCACTTACGAGAATCTAACAGATTTAATAAAGTTCGGAAAGGAGCAACTAGTGGAGGTGCAACTACCAAAACTGAGATTCACTTACTCAGTGGAGCTTGTTCCGCACATTTTGGATGATATGGGTTTCAAAAGTTTATATAGCGAGGCAGCAAACTTTGGGAGACTTTCGAACACCACAAAACTACGACTTTCCAGCATGATGCACACGGCAGCCATTGATATTGACGAGGGCGGCATTAATGAGGTGAAGCAAAGttatgttaaagaaaaag TGCATAAACAGCGGCGGGATAATGGAGTTAAATTTTACGCAAATCGGCCTTTCTTTTTCGCCATTCTCGATCACAGGCAGGTCTACTTAACTGGCGAATATGTAGGTCCCTAA
- the Sfp53D gene encoding uncharacterized protein Sfp53D: MKLFILLALFCQILLSSASFDHDHAYRKCNGIVYLSCKDYCDRGCKNNVPDCLHRCFKGCGCVAASILRNNGGCKRIVQCEKNEKDSVSLENQDYSGQYVTAWWVSSEEEHGHSDEIVKKANEHSHSEEIHKKENEHSHSEERLDDDHHLNAFADDDDNAVHEDSHDHLY, from the coding sequence ATGAAACTCTTTATTTTGTTGGCTCTCTTCTGCCAGATTCTCCTTTCTTCTGCCAGTTTTGACCATGACCACGCCTACAGGAAGTGCAACGGAATCGTCTACCTATCTTGTAAAGACTATTGCGACAGGGGCTGTAAAAATAACGTGCCCGACTGCTTACACCGCTGCTTCAAAGGATGTGGATGTGTTGCAGCCTCAATCCTACGGAATAATGGAGGATGCAAGCGGATTGTTCAGTGCGAAAAGAATGAGAAAGATTCCGTCTCCCTTGAAAATCAAGATTACTCCGGGCAATATGTGACAGCTTGGTGGGTAAGCAGTGAAGAGGAACATGGCCACTCAGACGAAATCGTTAAAAAGGCAAATGAACACAGCCACTCAGAGGAAATccataaaaaggaaaatgaaCACAGCCACTCTGAGGAAAGACTGGATGATGACCATCATTTAAATGCTTTCgccgatgatgatgacaaCGCTGTGCATGAGGACTCTCACGATCACTTGTATTAG
- the LOC108054295 gene encoding uncharacterized protein, with product MFDSKIRVPKYDSEAFDNVEYELQMTYTLETDRRIMSFYDAMWGMEVSGGIDQFEPLTIVNVSPTGLAKRGGMRVGDEITQINDMPALEMTFNEALQMFRKNSRYVRVYVRGDDDAPGEEDWTCDCWFKPRKPWRRDFTPIQWTFPWNDRRKPVYKESNCFMVPSKMEEKIRARRAATSAVHKKEELAPHTRSLTPTPRPKNQPGPNLLETVLRPRGPPPRD from the exons ATGTTCGACTCAAAGATTAGGGTGCCCAAGTACGACTCGGAGGCGTTCGACAATGTTGAATACGAGCTGCAGATGACGTACACTCTGGAGACGGATCGGCGGATCATGAGCTTCTACGACGCCATGTGGGGCATGGAGGTGTCCGGCGGAATCGATCAGTTCGAGCCGCTGACCATCGTCAATGTGTCCCCCACTGGGCTGGCAAAGAGGGGAGGGATGCGGGTGGGCGACGAGATCACCCAGATCAACGATATGCCAGCTCTGGAGATGACCTTCAACGAGGCCCTGCAAATGTTCCGGAAGAACTCGCGTTATGTTCGCGTCTATGTGAGGGG CGACGATGATGCTCCTGGCGAGGAGGACTGGACCTGTGATTGCTGGTTCAAGCCCAGGAAGCCCTGGCGACGCGATTTCACACCCATTCAGTGGACCTTCCCCTGGAACGATCGTCGGAAGCCCGTCTACAAGGAGTCCAACTGCTTCATGGTGCCCAGCAAAATGGAGGAGAAGATTCGGGCAAGGCGTGCCGCCACCTCGGCTGTCCACAAGAAGGAGGAACTGGCTCCGCACACACGCTCCCTGACCCCGACTCCCAGGCCCAAGAATCAGCCTGGCCCGAATCTTCTCGAGACTGTGCTCAGGCCCCGTGGCCCACCGCCAAGGGATTAG
- the Acp53C14b gene encoding LOW QUALITY PROTEIN: uncharacterized protein Acp53C14b (The sequence of the model RefSeq protein was modified relative to this genomic sequence to represent the inferred CDS: deleted 1 base in 1 codon; substituted 1 base at 1 genomic stop codon): MDGSPCSDEAHQESIFFVPRENEAQATLGEKWTKLGKCTQVVIEILSIEMVPTVYEMNESMMNECSGLVSLEPKNGKVREITWYLKVTYEFFKKLVFDEPKCLHNLFSKIAKTIKPYAQQIXALGCLGDNALII; the protein is encoded by the exons atggacggcagtccatgtagtgacgaagcgcaccaggagagt ATTTTCTTTGTCCCCCGGGAAAATGAGGCTCAGGCCACCTTAGGCGAAAAATGGACCAAGCTGGGAAAATGCACTCAAGTGGTCATCGAAATACTGTCCATTGAAATGGTCCCGACTGTCTACGAAATGAATGAAAgtatg atgaatgaatgttcCGGACTTGTGTCCTTAGAACCGAAAAACGGAAAAGTAAGAGAGATTACCTGGTACTTAAAGGTCACCTACGAATTCTTCAAGAAATTAGTGTTTGATGAGCCGAAGTGTCTGCACAATCTTTTCAGCAAGATAGCTAAAACAATCAAACCATATGCACAGCAAATATAGGCACTGGGTTGTTTGGGCGACAAtgctttaattatttaa
- the Acp53C14c gene encoding uncharacterized protein Acp53C14c has product MKSKQVLFIALSLILLEALVPFKVESFKVDLDKLGECTEVALQVVSTLALRAIPCMKKMAICANFKPLKTNNLDVTAVALLGYQYMQKVVSNQRCLLQSFKDAHNAVAPQINKIIRMNCVPFSF; this is encoded by the exons ATGAAGTCCAAACAAGTCTTATTCATCGCCCTTAGCTTAATT CTGTTGGAAGCCCTTGTACCCTTTAAAGTGGAGTCCTTTAAAGTCGATCTGGATAAGCTTGGGGAATGCACGGAAGTGGCACTTCAAGTAGTCTCCACCTTGGCCTTAAGAGCAATACCGTGTATGAAGAAAATGGCAATTTGTGCAAATTTTAAGCCCCTAAAGACCAATAATCTTGATGTTACGGCGGTGGCGCTTTTGGGCTATCAATACATGCAAAAGGTCGTAAGTAATCAGCGATGCCTACTACAATCCTTCAAGGATGCGCACAACGCTGTAGCGCCACAAATCAACAAGATTATTAGAATGAATTGTgtaccattttcattttaa
- the LOC108054302 gene encoding zonadhesin, translating to MNWLKSLFLLLLSALFVNSVMTTGFAEETVLNHEVDPDPGRVKYIWNPFPGFCGENASMVRCAGVCPETCAFKSAKCPKYCGVNCVCKPGYVFNEDLQLCILKSECPQDIKQEVVETHRVFQ from the coding sequence ATGAATTGGCTAAAGTCTctttttttgctgctgctgtcggcATTATTTGTGAATTCCGTGATGACAACTGGCTTTGCGGAGGAAACTGTTCTGAACCACGAAGTGGACCCGGATCCGGGTCGTGTGAAGTACATTTGGAATCCGTTCCCTGGCTTCTGCGGCGAGAATGCCAGCATGGTTCGATGTGCCGGAGTGTGTCCCGAAACCTGTGCCTTCAAATCGGCCAAGTGCCCCAAATATTGCGGTGTGAATTGCGTTTGCAAACCTGGCTATGTCTTTAATGAAGATCTGCAGCTCTGCATCTTAAAATCGGAATGTCCTCAGGATATAAAACAGGAAGTTGTGGAAACCCATCGGGTGTTTCAGTAG
- the LOC108054300 gene encoding uncharacterized protein, with protein MACPKPSFILLLIGFFLAKNAVRAGKTTELEITWPEDITEATLETEMTWPEDITDAATPETEMTWPENLPVTESNAVTYRTARTLDHLDALKDEDEFMEKPHKPLLEEFSSLEEAHRIVHPIGELIALKRKPLPEKKLIKKPFYFGCCHNSTNVGCAGVCPETCEYRSKYCVPLCGPPCRCKHGFVYNIPRRACTLRSDCPKGMVQSKKGIYRVFL; from the coding sequence ATGGCATGTCCCAAGCCAAGTTTTATTCTACTACTAATCGGATTTTTCCTCGCGAAAAATGCAGTTAGGGCAGGAAAAACCACCGAGCTTGAGATAACCTGGCCGGAGGACATCACTGAGGCTACCCTAGAAACTGAGATGACCTGGCCGGAGGACATTACTGACGCTGCTACCCCAGAAACTGAGATGACCTGGCCGGAAAATCTTCCAGTGACCGAATCGAATGCGGTCACTTATCGCACCGCGCGCACCTTGGACCACTTGGATGCCTTGAAAGATGAGGACGAGTTCATGGAAAAGCCGCACAAACCACTTCTAGAGGAATTTTCTAGCCTGGAGGAAGCGCACCGCATAGTTCACCCGATCGGTGAATTAATAGCCCTCAAGCGGAAGCCGCTCCCTGAAAAGAAGCTGATCAAAAAGCCCTTCTACTTCGGCTGCTGTCACAACTCCACAAACGTGGGATGCGCAGGCGTCTGTCCGGAGACCTGTGAGTACCGCTCCAAGTACTGCGTACCGCTCTGCGGACCTCCCTGTCGCTGTAAGCACGGGTTTGTCTACAATATTCCCCGACGGGCCTGCACACTGCGCTCCGACTGTCCCAAGGGAATGGTACAGAGCAAGAAGGGAATCTACAGGGTATTTTTGTGA